Genomic window (Arachis hypogaea cultivar Tifrunner chromosome 13, arahy.Tifrunner.gnm2.J5K5, whole genome shotgun sequence):
ttgtgtatatgtacttatgggttttggatatgtatgtatatatgtgtaaatattctttgaccagtcttgacttcgcaggctgaattaggagcttgttattttgtatctttggcactctattcctacttctgttatcataTGTTCAATAGTTATGGTTtccttagcacgcaagttaactcgttccttgagcgttgcgcttttattttgcgactttttgtttcctctattcttcaaggctcctagcatattataattcttctgctattatatgtactcattttattttagaggtcgtaataccacactacctctgttttacgacttaagcgtaaagcttagtgtgaTAGGGTGTTATTACATcttcaaatcacaaaaaaaaactcACAACACAAAACAGAGGCATATGAAAAAATTCTTGTGCAACTCTTCACCCAATTTTCATTAGAGCATTCCAAATAATGCAGCTAAAATCAGTTGATTTGTCAACAATTGACATGCTAGTTAGTATCATAATTCACCTTAGTTAAGTGAGGAGATGGAAACTACTAATTAGTTacggaagataaaaatataatattcacatgaaataaataaattctttctATGTATATAGTCCTTTAATTTTTACATAGACCTCTTCGTTTTATTTTTTCTCTCCTtctaaagttatattttttttatatttgctcCCTACAAGAAACTACTCTAGCTCTGCCAGTGCATAAGTTCAGTAGCTTTTAGAATGTTATCTTACAAATGACAGCTataataaactatttttaataagtaaaaattttatcaaactgCATCTAAAAATAACTTTCAATGAGAACAATTaacaataattattttgattaaaatttttttaaaatttaaaatgatcatAATAGATATAAATACAAGGATacacaaaatatttattaatGCATTACATTATGAACTTGTTTGGATATCattaaatagttaaaaaatatatattaatgtgtttaaaaaaattttaataacaaaagataaaagtactaaaaaaataaaaaataaatttttttagaggCTAAGGCTATAATTTATATcctttttagaaaaatcttttttacttaaaaaaatattttaacataataaattaaaaatatatttttatattattatatccaaacataattaataaataaaaaaattatataagatatttaaacataaaattgcttttatttttttaaaaaattttttaaaaaaaatcacctaaaataagattttttttttaaatttacccaAATAAatcttatattaatttttttaattttgaatttaaaaaaatatctccttaaatactttttaaaaaaaatatatctaattttttaaagtTATGAACACATACATGCAATCTTTTTGAtgtatcaaatataaaataaaatatttataattttaaaaagcatAAACAGTAAACACAAGATTTACTTAACGGACACCAAAAGCTTTGGTTGTGTAATTTATGACAAATTTTTATTCCcaaatttgtttatgaaaaaagtttggtaacaaaaaatttttgGTCATAACtagctaaaattttttaaaatttatttcatttatataacttaataacattttgatttttttatctcATTCTCCTATCAATCCATTTATCATTCTCTTATCAGCCCTACTtgttaatgatattaattataatattatatttctaATTATTAGACATTCTTGTAATCATTATTtaatattctcttttataatttaaattttatatttaagaatacaataaatattaataataataaagaactgtaataataatattcattaaatgactttaattgtaattgatttttaattttttttattttatttattatcattttaagAGTTAGTAAACATAAAGGTCTTATTTAGTAGGTTTATCATTGTTAGAAGAACTATGAAGGCCGTATATAAGAAGTCGTTTTTATCATTGCAAATAATATGACATTTGAATTCGACCTTAATATGGTACCTATGTCGAAAGGAGTTGAAGAATAATTTGAATAACAGATGGACTCACCCAATGTGATTGTTGCCAGTCAATCAACTTTTGAGAATATGAAAAACCATGCTAGTTTtgatgaggtatggtaataaactgatttaattttttttttgtgtgtttttatcaAGGTTACGAGAATCGAACCGGTCAATGAACCGATAGAATGACTGGTTTAATGGTTCAGAGATTCAATCAGAGTTCAATCGAAAttcaaccgatttaattaaatatataataaaattataaaatatttaatatataattttaaatatttaaatttaatatttttttataatttatgattaaaaattcacaaaaaatcaacaataaaatatttaaaaaacagcataaacaaaaaaattccaGCATAAACACAATGTAGTAAAACAATCAGAATCAAACCATAAACAtctcaaaatcagaaaaattTCAGCAGTCCAGCACAATGCAATGAAGCATGCACCATAGCACTATCAACAATTCAAAATCAGAAAATCATCAACTAGAATCACCAATCCAAAATCAGAGAAAATCAGCATAAACAACTCAATGTAGaattgtgacaatatttctattttgaatcaataacagcaaaacaacaattcaccaaaATAGCAAGTACAACATATTGGATTTAAAAATCAATCTCagtagaattaataaattaaacaattgaaTTTATAACTCATCAACGacagaattcaaataaaaattcaaaaaaattaatatctcaAAACTCAAAATCATCAATAATACATATGCATATTcagaataaatttcaaattttagaggAATAGAGTCAGAGAGATATTCAGAGAGAGTTAGTTTGAGACTTGAGATCCGAgggttgaaaatttgaaaaatttagcCATGGAAATAAACTAAGACTGCAAGATACCACACGAAAAAGAGAAGCAACAATGGCGAGATACAGtgtggagaagggaagaagaaacgACACCGGCGAGGAAGGGAGAAGCGGAAACGACGAGGAGGGGAGAAGCAAAAACGACACAGGGGAGGAAGGGAGAAGCAGCGACGACCCATGACAAGGAGCGGAGAAGCGGCGACAACGACCCACGGCGAGGAGCAAGGAAGCAGCAACATAGAGACAAAGAGGGCgacagagagagagaagggagagaagggttCAGCGATGACAATGATGTGGGGCTATGGGCTGCGGTGGCTATGGGTGGCTTTGGGTGGCTAgagttctttttctttcaatttcaaaacTTTCTTCAGTTTCAGAGAAGAGAGGCCGAGAGGGGTGGGAGTGGGTTGCGGGTCTTGGGTAGCAATTCAGGGTTTGTTTTTGTATATATAAACTATAAAACATTTCCATTTAAAGGGGGTTCCGAATCGGAAATCCTTTAAAAAAATCGGCCAGTTTCAATGGTTCCTCGGTTAACTGTCGGTTCGACCGGTTCTTTGACCGGTTTTTTGCCAAGCGATTTAAAAAACTAACCGGACTGACTTGGTGACCGATTCCCAGTTGAACCGGCCAGTCTAGTTGGGTTTTTAGAACTATGGTTTTTATgcacatttataattatattgtatacATAACATTCATAATAAGTTCATATACATAACCTCTataattacatacaactaacatctaaaaattaaattcatatttattagatatttcatccatacacatatcattttttagttattgtaTAAGTAACTATCAAGTTAACAtagatgtttttaaattttatcataattgaattttgaaaaaaatgtcaaattcttaaattaatttattcaattgataaatttactcataacatccataaattcatatacataatatccataattttatattaattaagtccataattttatacatatgatgtttataattaataaatttttataattaatattaccaaattttaaactacGCGTCTTATTGTATTCTTCAAATTATCTTATATGTACACTAATaaatcatgattttaattattttaatattttttatttaatatttatatgtatgcttatttattgattttaatatgacgagttaataattatttttaattattttattttttattttttaatagtctatatgtaaaatatgagttgtatagtagttgttaaaacttttttaatttaacCTCCATAATTTttgcaaaaaattatattttaatagatAATAATATAATGAAGGGATGTTAGGGATTTAATTTGGGAGAAactgaaattgattttaaaaaaaatattaataactcTAAGCACGTAAAAAAAGAATAGGTGATAAAAAgggtaaaagataaaaaaaatatatatcatttacttataaaaaaagtaaaaattttttacttaCTATTTCTATATTATAATTACTTTTTCACTATCTAGCATTATCGTTTATTACTTCAATTATCTTATCATTGAAACGATTACATTCTAAGTGAATAAAAGAGTTGTTGGGCAATTAATTACCATTTAACTTCcatttctttattttatcttttcttagaAGAAAAATTAAACCTTCTTTTGTTGCTTTATATCCTGTTTTTATTGGCACGTAAGGCTCCAATCTCAGTGCTTCCAGCTTTTTCCGATCCACACTCATTATGCAACTACTCAATTCGTTACAAAATCAGTTTACTATTCCAAGCATGCTTATGCTAATGAAACCCTAATTCCAGCCTATTTCATACTTTGCAACAacaaatacataatttttttaatctacatTTAAATCAGTGATTACTTCCATAAAAAACATCATCAaaagataatattataaattGTTAGATAGTTAGAGATAGGGTATATCTAAAACAAGCACAACAATTATGTGTTTATTGGATGCGCCATATTTATATAAACCATTAGATTTGATTATATGAAAATCAAAAGTTAATATGAAAGAAGagcattgatggactctaataaatacaaaatatcttagtacataaataaatgctttaaatGGTAATACATTAATACTTCTTTAAAGGTTAacagaatcttttattcttaaataattaaatataaaatatataaatacaaaaatatgagtattttttatttaataagattaattattatgcaagaaatttttatgatattaaaaaattatattaaaataaaattttaaactgtaacgtaaaaatataaaataattaaaattttattttatattacttaacaaataattagattattatattcaaaatttattatctaactaattttattaaagatattgttatataatataatttttcatcaaaatattttaaaaatataatttatttaaaatattatatataatacatgaaaatattaacctttttatttttttattttttttaaaaacagaataaataatataattctaaaaatatgCCTATCATATtacatatttacttatattagtaagatCTAAACTAATCAATTttacgtaattaaaaatataaaacatataaatacaaaaaaaataaaagtattttgaaaatattatgaCATTTACactaatttttcatatatatatatatatatttggtcgagttagagaataaaaaatttaactaaaacaataaaaaaatacttgaaaataataaaaataaaaaatgatcttattataaatatataattttaaatattatatatataaaattttaaatgttaattttaataaataaaaaatatttttttatttatatgttttatatttttaattaggtaagtttgattagtttaggtcttactaatataagtaaatatataatgtgataggcatgtatttagaattatattatttttattccgtttttctaaaaaaaattgaaaaaataaaaaggttaatattttcaggtattatatatataatattttaaataaattatatttttaaaatattttgatgaaaaattatttatttttttcattgatatttattttatttttttgtgcttCCCAAGTTTTAATGTAGTTTTTAATATTTCTTGAAAATAGATTTTTGATCAAATTCAATTAGGCATAATAACTACTTTATTTCCATTTGTAAAACAAATGTAACCACTTATTATACTAATGTTATTttgtagtttttcttctaattgcaAGAATACATTTTCTTTACAAAAGAGCTTTACACCggagatattaaaaatattaaaaacaatacTAAAACGGGAAATAAAattgtatttatatttgtaaCAACTAAatgtctaaaaattaaaagagtataatatatatattacacAACTAATTTGTTGAtttaaatatagtttaaaataaatacaaatatattaaaaaagattaCTTTTCACGCACatattatttatatgtatatttttaattatgtaagtttgattagtttaggttttactaatataagtaaatatataatgtgataggtatgtatttagaattatattatttttattctgtttttctaaaaaaaatgaaaaaatgaaaaaaggttaatattttcatgtattatatattatattttaaataaattatacttttaaaatattttgatgaaaaattattttatataataatatttttaacaaaattaattaattaataaatttttgaatataataatctaattatttgtcaagtaatataaaataaaattttaattattttatatttttatgttacagtttaaaattttattttaatataattttttaatattataaaaatttattctatAATAACTAAtcttattgaataaaaaatactcatatttttgtctttatatattttatatttaattatttaagaataaaagattctgtCGCCATTTAAAGTATTGCgtattaaagtattgtcatttagtcaccaaaaaaaaagtattgtcatttaaagcatttatttatgtagtaagatattctgtatttattagagtccatcaacgatcttctttcatattagcctttgattttcatctaattaaatctaatggtctatataaatGTGGCGCATCCAATAAACATACAATTGTTGTGCTCGTTTTAGACATACCCATCGTtctaacaattaatatttaattgaaCTATCTAATAATTTGTAATATcatattcacataaaaataattttatgaaagTAACCACTGTTTAAATGTTATTCAAcaataatcttttttatttatacttttgTTTATTGGTTATACTGTTCTTGTTGATTAATTAGGGTTATTAACCTAAATGTTTCTAAACACTTCTTAGCTAAAtttactatataatataataaaaatattcattaTTTCTTCGttgcaattaaaatatataaaattatacatataaatccactatatatatatatatatatatatatatatatatatatatatatatatatatatatatatatataaaacacgaATAATTAACTTAAGAATTCAATTGGGTAGTcaattttttttgtcaacaacaattaatattttttaagtttttatcttaaattataaattttaaatcttaaatcatcaactctaaatcataaattttagacctttcgaaaataaattaaaaaaaagtgtacaacgaaatttaaagaaaaactaacatgaactaattaaaaattttcctGGGAACAAAGACCATTAGCAATGGCCTTGTTGGTTTCTAAATTTGTAGTCTCATAAACCGGAAGTTCTTCTTGGTACCTTCCTTCAGCTCCACAAATAATATGATCTAATTCGAACAGATCAGAACTTGAATAACTCAAagcatcctcatcctcatcctgGTCCACATCCTCATCTTCACAATTACCATAATACCCACTAATATACTCGAATTTACCATCATTACCTTCACGTGAAGAATGATTTTCTCTTGCTTCTATGCAAGAAATAGAACTTCTTGTAATCTTTCTAACATTCAATGGAAACAAGCTTGGATCTTTCTCACTATAAGCACTGTACCTCTGTTGTTGAGAATCATTCTCCCCAAGAATTAAGCTAACTGGGTAAAATCTCACAGATCTTTTgactccattattattattattgtcgcTCTTCACgtttgatgaagatgatgatgaggttTTGCTGGTGCAAGACCTTCTTGAAAACGAAGCCGCCGCCATTGttgttgatgaagaagaagaagaaaaacatggCGACTTGGATTTGTGTTGGAATGTTAAGTTTACATCATCAACTGCTCCAACGTAACACATCTTCTTGGCCTTCTTCACGCTTCCAGAGTTGAAGATTGAACACAGGAAGCTAGCTATTCGGCTTCCCGGAGAGATTGGTTGCTTAACTTTCCGGTTCAATTCGCCGTACATTTTCAATGCTCTTAGCTTGCTCCTTGCAAATCTATCACTATCACCATCGCCATCGCTATCACCAGCAcgcttttccttcttcttctgctgctttttctgattcttcttcttcctctgctgCTTTGACGATGATGAAAATGTTGCACCAACACCATAGCTACATTCTGAGGAGGCTGATGAGGTGACAGAGTTCGTGAAGATTTGATGAGAGAATTCATCATTTAGCATCACTGCGTGACGACAAAGATgattattcatcttctccttcttgttcttgttcttgttcttgttgttgcctctaccacccccacccccaacccCACCATGGTTATGTTTCATGGTGGTGGTTGGGTTGGTTTTTTCTTCATtcaagtgatgatgatgatgacccaCTTGTTGATGATTGTCAAGGTCAGATTTTGATCCGTCAATTGAACGGTATATGGCATCTAAGAGGGTGGAAGAGAAAGAAGGGGTTCTTTTACTTTGTAGGTAGGTTAAGTTCTCC
Coding sequences:
- the LOC112738309 gene encoding protein BIG GRAIN 1-like B, yielding MYIMEKEENLTYLQSKRTPSFSSTLLDAIYRSIDGSKSDLDNHQQVGHHHHHLNEEKTNPTTTMKHNHGGVGGGGGRGNNKNKNKNKKEKMNNHLCRHAVMLNDEFSHQIFTNSVTSSASSECSYGVGATFSSSSKQQRKKKNQKKQQKKKEKRAGDSDGDGDSDRFARSKLRALKMYGELNRKVKQPISPGSRIASFLCSIFNSGSVKKAKKMCYVGAVDDVNLTFQHKSKSPCFSSSSSSTTMAAASFSRRSCTSKTSSSSSSNVKSDNNNNNGVKRSVRFYPVSLILGENDSQQQRYSAYSEKDPSLFPLNVRKITRSSISCIEARENHSSREGNDGKFEYISGYYGNCEDEDVDQDEDEDALSYSSSDLFELDHIICGAEGRYQEELPVYETTNLETNKAIANGLCSQENF